CTAAACTGATGATGTTCTCAGAAGTAGACTTAGTGAGCTAGGCAATGACTTTCTAAGCACCAGTATGGAAATTATCTGAAACCTTTTCAATATCTGTTATAGTGAACCTTTTCATTTTTCTTTGTATATTGAATGCAATGAATATTATTCTCTATTATTTTTAACTgcaactatttatgtttttgcagtatGGTTCTCACTCAAAGAAGAGGCCCAACAATCTTGTTTTGGGAAGGACTTATGATCACCACATATTCGACCTTGTTGAAGTAGGAGTTGAGAACTACAAATCCATAGAATCCTATGCATATGATAAAAAGTTGGCGCCTAAACTTGGGACAAAGCCTTTCTTTGCCTTCATTGGGGAGCACTTTGAGAGTGCCAATGagctgaagcatttgaaggaaatgCTGCTTGATCATTTCAAAGGAGAGGTGTGCATCTTTATAGATAAGTTGGAACGTTGGGCATAGATAATCCCTTTAGCTTTAATTCTGTTTATTTATCTCTTGATATAGGTGGTAGAGAATCTGAACCTTGCTGGTGTAGATCGGATATTCGTGTGCACAGCAATTTCCCCTACTACTGTCTACATGATGCACTGTGCTCTTCGTCTAAAAAGGTCAGGCACATCTATTCCTAGGATGGAGCTGGTTGAAGTTGGGCCTTCAATGGACCTGGTAGTTAGGCGGCACCAACGTCCATCTGAAAGTTTACAGAAGGAAGCTATGAAGGCTCCTGGTCATGCTAAGAAGGTAAATCCAATGGAACAGCTGTCTTTTGTTCATCAGATATTGTTATCCTGCTGGTTAGGTTGCAAAATGCGCCATTAGCCATAAACAACTATACTTCCTGCcctagttttgacaccaacaacttgTATGCCAGTATGAATTCAGAATTACATTTAACATATTTGCAGGTGAAAAATGTGACGAATAATCCAATTGATGGCAAGGAGGGCAGGATCTACATTCCAGACCAGGAGGTTTGTGTCTCTAAACTGTGTTCACTAGCAGCCGTGAAGCTTAAATATTAACCTATTTGCCACACTAATCCGATTCATGGTTTTCTGTCCGAAAGGTTTCGAAATTGACCTTAACAAGCGACATAAAGGGCCTGAAGCGGGAGCGCCGCGAAGCCAAGAAAAACAAGGAGCACTCGAAGAAGCAAAAGGTCAACCCCGAGTGAATAACGCAGAAGGCTATTCATTCTTGGTAACTGGTCCTTTTAAAGGATTTTTGGTGCACCTGATGATCGCAGCGGCTGTGTTAAGCCAACTGGAGACCAACTTGTTAGGTTGAGCTGTAAATAGTGCGGTACCACCCTCTTTTTAGGCCGTAAAACTTGCCTACAGACTTCTGCATCTGTATTGAGGCAGCTTATCTATCAGACATTATTAGTGTGAAATTTTTGGGGCAACGTGTGTTACGAGTATTTTGTTTGACTATTGTTGTTAGTccttgaaggggagccttggcgcagtggtaaagctgctgccttgtgaccatgaggtcatgggttcaagtcctggaaacagcctcttacagaaatgtagggaaaggctgcgtactatagacccaaagtggtcggacccttccctgggccctgcgcaagcgggagctacatgcaccaggttgccctttttttattGTTGTTAGTCCTTGATATTAGCTGATCCGAGATGAGTGTTGAGATGACATGGTTTAAGTCTGGTTACCATGggcatttttttcttctgaatgtTTTGTGTAGCTCACGTGTCATTGTATTCTTTAGAATGTTTTGTTACCGAGCTGTGCTGTGACTCAGTTGTGGTGGCTGAGCAGTGTGGTATGTTTCGTGTGCATCATCATTTTTGGGTACTGACTGTGAAGAGTTTGCGAGTCGTTGGGTCAGTGATAACGAGAGAAATTCATGGCGACCTCTACAGCTGCTATCTTGACTCTGCTGAAATCCATGAATGGTGTTCCACTTTGGCAAAGGCAAATGGCCTGCCTAGACTCTAGAGGAGgcccctcgcaaaaaaaaaaaaagactcTAGAGGAGGCCGGTGTGCCCTGCCAAGAAG
Above is a window of Triticum dicoccoides isolate Atlit2015 ecotype Zavitan chromosome 5B, WEW_v2.0, whole genome shotgun sequence DNA encoding:
- the LOC119312050 gene encoding ribosome production factor 2 homolog; amino-acid sequence: MRAKRELLKHAPKLVENGKKMLILHGTKTSAVLNDVLADLFHLKRDHAVKYTKKNDNIRPFESGGETSLEFFSLKSDCSLLVYGSHSKKRPNNLVLGRTYDHHIFDLVEVGVENYKSIESYAYDKKLAPKLGTKPFFAFIGEHFESANELKHLKEMLLDHFKGEVVENLNLAGVDRIFVCTAISPTTVYMMHCALRLKRSGTSIPRMELVEVGPSMDLVVRRHQRPSESLQKEAMKAPGHAKKVKNVTNNPIDGKEGRIYIPDQEVSKLTLTSDIKGLKRERREAKKNKEHSKKQKVNPE